A region from the Salicibibacter cibarius genome encodes:
- a CDS encoding ABC transporter permease, which produces MKYFLATLHTEGLKIIKSKVIWIIAAAFSIAPLMAGFFMFVLKDPALAESAGLVGAQAQVAGEANWQSYLDLHAQMIGVGGIFVFGFVTSWIFGREYVDNTVKDLLTLPYSRAVIVTSKFLASFMTNIVLSAYIVALGFFIGWIVGLPQWSSAIVMQNLYVILIVTMLTIVLSTPVAFFASYSRGYLAPVGFVIITLIFSQILTAVGHGEYFPWAVPALYSGLTGETIISWSSLIIIGITSLLGFLSTLYWWLFADQH; this is translated from the coding sequence ATGAAATATTTTCTCGCTACCTTGCACACGGAAGGACTTAAAATCATCAAGTCCAAAGTCATTTGGATAATCGCAGCAGCTTTTAGCATTGCTCCACTAATGGCTGGCTTTTTTATGTTCGTATTAAAAGATCCAGCACTTGCGGAAAGTGCTGGATTAGTCGGAGCTCAAGCACAAGTTGCAGGAGAGGCTAATTGGCAGTCCTATTTAGATTTACATGCCCAAATGATTGGAGTAGGCGGTATTTTCGTTTTTGGTTTTGTTACAAGTTGGATATTTGGAAGGGAATACGTGGATAACACTGTAAAAGATCTACTGACTCTTCCTTATTCAAGAGCAGTGATTGTTACATCAAAATTTTTAGCATCATTTATGACAAACATAGTATTAAGTGCATATATCGTAGCTCTCGGTTTTTTTATTGGGTGGATCGTAGGGCTTCCACAATGGTCTTCAGCCATCGTGATGCAGAATCTGTATGTCATACTAATCGTTACCATGTTAACGATTGTTCTAAGTACGCCTGTTGCTTTCTTTGCAAGTTATAGTCGTGGGTATTTAGCTCCGGTAGGCTTTGTCATTATTACCCTTATTTTTTCTCAAATTCTTACGGCTGTAGGGCACGGTGAATATTTTCCATGGGCGGTACCGGCACTCTACAGTGGTTTAACCGGAGAAACCATCATCAGTTGGAGCAGTTTAATCATCATCGGCATTACAAGTTTGCTAGGCTTTCTCAGTACATTATATTGGTGGCTTTTTGCAGACCAGCATTAG
- a CDS encoding ABC transporter ATP-binding protein codes for MRTVIKSNRISKNYKGFQAVKDVSLNICEGEIYGFIGLNGSGKTTTIRMLLGMIKPTEGTCYIKGKKITSTNHRIWRSVGHIVETPPCYPELTVLENLTIFRRIRLISDTDIVPKVMEQLHLTRYAQKKAGTLSLGNAQRLGIAKALLHSPEILILDEPMNGLDPSGIVEIRKLLQDLAFNRGVTILMSSHLLSEVAKIATKIGIIHNGRLIQEIESIKLSDLLNQQLVIDTRNNQSAISQLTTAGYISKINNKGLIETTDRRAIQDPDKISRLLVYKGFPPTKLTVKEENLESHFLNIIERGGETLQ; via the coding sequence TTGCGAACAGTCATTAAATCAAACCGTATATCAAAGAACTACAAAGGTTTTCAGGCTGTTAAAGATGTTTCGTTAAACATTTGTGAAGGAGAAATATATGGATTTATCGGATTAAATGGGTCTGGTAAAACGACAACGATTAGAATGTTACTTGGCATGATCAAACCAACAGAAGGCACTTGCTATATAAAAGGGAAAAAAATAACTTCCACTAATCATCGTATTTGGAGAAGCGTAGGACACATCGTTGAAACTCCCCCTTGTTATCCTGAGCTTACTGTTCTAGAAAATTTAACAATTTTTCGGCGTATCAGATTGATTTCAGACACCGATATCGTGCCAAAAGTAATGGAACAGCTTCATTTAACACGATATGCCCAAAAGAAGGCAGGGACTCTTTCATTAGGGAATGCTCAACGGTTAGGAATTGCAAAGGCTCTTCTTCATTCACCTGAAATCTTAATTTTAGATGAGCCAATGAATGGCTTAGACCCTTCAGGAATTGTAGAAATTAGAAAATTACTTCAAGATTTAGCGTTTAATAGAGGCGTTACCATTTTAATGAGCAGTCATCTGCTTAGTGAAGTAGCTAAAATAGCAACGAAAATTGGCATTATTCATAATGGACGATTAATACAAGAAATTGAATCCATTAAATTGAGTGACCTTCTCAATCAACAGCTGGTCATTGATACTCGTAATAATCAGTCAGCTATTTCTCAACTAACAACGGCTGGGTACATCTCAAAAATAAATAACAAAGGATTAATTGAAACCACCGATAGAAGGGCAATTCAAGATCCCGATAAGATATCCCGATTGCTTGTTTACAAAGGGTTTCCCCCAACAAAATTAACTGTAAAAGAGGAAAACTTAGAATCTCATTTTCTAAACATCATCGAAAGAGGAGGTGAAACATTGCAATGA
- a CDS encoding TetR/AcrR family transcriptional regulator produces the protein MPKGFKGYEKHVITNSLIEQGKVLFSKFGLQKTSINEITKNVGIAPGTFYKFYNSKEELYFEILEKEEEQIKKQFLSIDIQKDNQPKQEIKKLLLQTIDIIETNPLIRQLYFENNMEALLRKLPPEKLVEHYNNDSAALFPLIEKWQKEGVLLEANPEIIAAMLRSLFLLTLHKKEIGVEVYTETIELFIDLIVDGLIKEEGE, from the coding sequence ATGCCGAAAGGTTTTAAAGGTTATGAAAAACACGTTATTACTAATTCACTTATAGAACAAGGAAAGGTTCTTTTTAGTAAATTTGGACTTCAAAAAACCAGCATTAATGAAATCACTAAAAATGTTGGTATTGCTCCAGGAACATTTTATAAATTTTACAATTCAAAGGAAGAGCTGTACTTCGAGATCCTTGAAAAAGAAGAGGAGCAAATAAAGAAACAATTCCTTAGTATAGATATCCAGAAGGATAATCAACCTAAGCAAGAAATCAAAAAATTACTCCTTCAGACAATCGATATAATCGAAACAAATCCACTGATTCGTCAGTTGTATTTTGAAAATAATATGGAAGCATTGCTTAGAAAGTTACCGCCTGAAAAACTCGTGGAACATTATAATAATGATTCTGCTGCATTATTCCCTTTGATCGAAAAATGGCAAAAGGAAGGAGTACTTCTTGAAGCAAACCCCGAGATCATTGCGGCTATGCTTCGTTCTTTATTTTTATTAACACTTCATAAAAAAGAAATTGGTGTAGAAGTTTATACGGAAACAATTGAACTGTTTATTGATCTGATTGTCGATGGTCTTATCAAAGAGGAGGGGGAGTAA
- a CDS encoding transglycosylase SLT domain-containing protein, whose amino-acid sequence MGKTMMKKKRKRRALLISLGSISALLFLTIGIFMIAHIVNEQQMNRFLDGWLSGYSNDEIPAEYFPIYQDAAQEYEIPWQVLAAVHRIETKFSTMDPMVSPVGAEGHMQFMPCTWHGWSHPSCDDVGAGDIPEDELTDPAMIDTNGGYGVDASGSGDADPGMK is encoded by the coding sequence ATGGGGAAGACGATGATGAAAAAAAAACGTAAACGCCGTGCACTGCTGATCAGCCTGGGATCCATTTCTGCGCTTCTCTTTCTTACGATCGGAATTTTCATGATAGCTCATATCGTCAATGAGCAGCAAATGAATCGTTTTTTAGATGGCTGGTTATCCGGTTACAGCAATGATGAAATCCCGGCCGAATACTTTCCGATATATCAAGACGCTGCCCAAGAGTATGAAATCCCCTGGCAAGTGCTAGCCGCCGTTCATCGTATTGAGACAAAATTTTCAACGATGGATCCGATGGTTTCGCCCGTCGGCGCGGAAGGGCACATGCAGTTCATGCCTTGTACCTGGCACGGTTGGAGTCACCCGAGTTGTGATGATGTCGGAGCAGGGGATATTCCCGAGGACGAGCTCACCGATCCGGCCATGATTGATACGAACGGGGGATATGGTGTGGACGCGTCAGGGAGTGGCGACGCTGACCCTGGGATGAAATAG
- a CDS encoding potassium channel family protein translates to MRNQFVVIGLGRFGQSVTKTLIDNENDVLAIDKDEQIVQEVAPKVTHAVQVDATDESALEQLGLHKFSHAIVGIGENLQASILTTLILKELNVGEVTAKAKDDYHGKVLSKIGADNIVFPERDMGDRLGNLLSSSNLIDYLELSSEYNMVEIRAPKAMDGCTLQKLNINKTYGCIVMAIKDKDEEVNISPHIEDHIHHGDILTIIGKHKDIRRLQKDYREKSRLK, encoded by the coding sequence ATGAGAAATCAATTTGTTGTCATTGGCCTTGGGAGATTTGGGCAGAGTGTAACGAAAACACTGATTGATAATGAAAATGATGTGTTAGCGATTGATAAAGATGAGCAAATCGTTCAGGAGGTCGCACCGAAAGTCACGCATGCCGTTCAAGTCGATGCGACGGATGAGTCCGCATTAGAACAATTAGGTTTACATAAATTTTCCCATGCTATTGTTGGGATCGGCGAAAATTTGCAGGCAAGCATTTTAACGACACTGATTCTAAAGGAATTAAATGTCGGTGAGGTAACGGCAAAAGCGAAAGATGATTACCACGGTAAAGTGCTCAGTAAAATCGGTGCTGATAATATCGTTTTTCCGGAACGGGATATGGGAGATCGTCTGGGAAATTTGCTAAGTTCCAGTAATCTGATTGATTATCTGGAGCTTTCATCGGAATATAACATGGTTGAAATTCGGGCGCCGAAAGCAATGGATGGATGCACGCTTCAGAAATTAAATATCAACAAGACGTATGGGTGTATTGTGATGGCGATTAAGGATAAAGATGAAGAGGTGAATATCTCCCCTCACATTGAAGATCACATTCATCACGGCGATATTCTTACGATTATTGGAAAGCATAAGGATATCCGTCGCCTTCAAAAAGATTACCGGGAGAAAAGCAGGCTAAAGTAG
- a CDS encoding TrkH family potassium uptake protein yields MISPKKTIHFNPPQWIIFGFIILIIIGTILLVLPQASTDGESVGFLDALFMAVSAVCVTGLAVLESGADFSRFGQIVMIILVQLGGLGFMIFGVSVAVLVGKVMGLKYRLLLQSTTNTFSARGLIRIAMIMLGMALLLEAIVTLILTIHWSSEQPWTEAAYSAFFHSVMAFNNAGFSLYANSMEDYIGDPVVNLSLSVLFIVGGLGFMVLVDLYRQRSLRKLSLHSKLALVTSGGLLVAGFLFLFIVELFNPATEGLTISERLLATYFQSVTPRSGGFNTFDIGNMLVASQFFIIVLMFIGASTGGTGGGIKTNTFAILVLATINTFRSGHQVHAFHRKIALETVMRALAVVVSSLAWIVGTTLLLSITEGIHDINFLTVLFESVSAFSTTGLSMGLTEELSPAGKIITMITMFVGRLGPLTLAYALTYKQSPSKINYPEDKVLIG; encoded by the coding sequence ATGATTTCGCCTAAAAAAACCATTCATTTCAATCCACCGCAATGGATTATTTTCGGTTTTATTATCTTGATTATCATAGGGACAATTTTGCTTGTTCTCCCGCAAGCTTCAACAGATGGCGAAAGTGTCGGTTTTTTAGATGCCTTATTCATGGCTGTTTCAGCGGTGTGTGTCACTGGCCTTGCTGTATTGGAATCTGGTGCAGACTTTTCGAGATTTGGGCAAATAGTGATGATTATTCTCGTTCAGCTAGGCGGTCTTGGTTTCATGATTTTCGGTGTCTCGGTTGCGGTTTTGGTAGGCAAGGTAATGGGGTTGAAGTACCGTCTACTTCTTCAGTCGACCACAAATACGTTTTCGGCACGGGGGCTGATTCGGATAGCCATGATCATGCTGGGCATGGCTTTGCTCCTGGAAGCCATTGTCACACTGATTCTCACGATTCACTGGAGTAGTGAACAACCATGGACAGAGGCGGCGTATTCTGCCTTCTTTCATTCAGTCATGGCCTTTAATAATGCAGGATTCTCGCTTTATGCCAACAGTATGGAAGATTATATCGGGGACCCCGTTGTCAATCTTAGCTTGTCCGTGCTTTTTATTGTTGGCGGCCTTGGTTTTATGGTGCTGGTTGACTTATACCGGCAACGATCATTACGAAAACTTTCCTTACATTCTAAACTTGCGCTTGTGACATCCGGCGGACTTTTGGTCGCAGGGTTCCTTTTCCTTTTCATCGTTGAACTTTTTAACCCGGCAACTGAAGGATTAACCATCTCCGAGCGATTATTAGCAACTTATTTTCAAAGTGTTACGCCAAGGAGTGGAGGTTTCAACACGTTTGATATTGGGAATATGCTCGTCGCCTCCCAATTTTTCATTATCGTGCTTATGTTTATTGGTGCTTCGACCGGTGGCACTGGCGGGGGCATTAAAACAAATACATTTGCCATTCTTGTGCTTGCAACGATCAATACGTTCAGGAGTGGCCATCAAGTCCACGCCTTTCATCGAAAAATTGCCTTGGAAACGGTCATGCGGGCGCTGGCGGTTGTGGTGAGTTCGTTAGCTTGGATCGTGGGAACGACATTACTATTGTCGATCACTGAAGGCATTCATGATATAAATTTTCTCACGGTATTATTCGAATCGGTTTCGGCGTTCAGTACTACGGGGCTTTCAATGGGATTAACAGAAGAACTGTCTCCGGCAGGTAAAATCATTACAATGATTACCATGTTCGTAGGGCGACTAGGGCCATTGACGCTGGCTTACGCATTAACATATAAACAAAGCCCAAGTAAAATCAATTATCCTGAAGATAAAGTGCTTATTGGCTAA
- a CDS encoding DUF3231 family protein, which produces MPKNVHLTSAEIGSLWTAYMNDSMSACILRFMLKHISDADIKPIVQYAYDLTSDHLKQLRTIFEDESYAFPNGFGEQDVDMNAPWLFTDTLCISFMRHMGKVGMLSYSGFVSLSDRDDIRTYFSQALTEANKLYNQASKIELEKGIAGRHPFIEVPKSSDYIDSKAYMSGFNPFSDQRPLNAVEISHLYMNVLTNSIGMKLCIAFAQTSPRKEVQDFMLRGKDVSKKHTKIFTDKLLEDEIEVSSIPDVGVSDSTTPTFSDKLMMFNMSLLISSGVGNYATAAAASQRSDIATDYERLSLENAKLAKSGADIMIKHQWLEQPPGAKDREKLAKNKDGSEI; this is translated from the coding sequence ATGCCAAAAAATGTTCACTTAACATCTGCAGAAATTGGTTCCCTTTGGACAGCTTACATGAATGATAGTATGTCTGCCTGTATCTTACGTTTTATGCTCAAACACATTTCAGACGCAGACATTAAGCCCATTGTGCAGTACGCCTATGATCTTACATCTGATCACCTAAAGCAGTTACGCACCATTTTTGAGGACGAATCATACGCATTCCCAAATGGTTTTGGTGAACAAGACGTCGACATGAACGCGCCATGGTTGTTTACAGATACGCTTTGTATATCCTTTATGAGGCACATGGGGAAAGTAGGAATGCTCTCCTACAGTGGCTTTGTTTCGTTGAGTGACAGGGATGACATACGAACCTATTTTTCACAAGCCTTAACGGAAGCAAATAAGCTTTATAATCAAGCAAGCAAAATTGAGCTTGAAAAGGGTATCGCTGGTAGGCACCCTTTTATTGAAGTCCCTAAAAGCAGCGATTATATAGATAGTAAAGCATATATGAGTGGTTTCAACCCTTTTAGCGATCAACGTCCCTTAAATGCCGTTGAAATTTCCCATTTATATATGAATGTCCTCACGAATTCTATAGGAATGAAATTGTGTATCGCCTTTGCTCAAACCTCCCCACGCAAAGAGGTTCAAGATTTTATGCTACGAGGAAAAGACGTCTCAAAGAAACACACAAAAATTTTTACTGACAAGCTTTTAGAGGATGAAATTGAGGTCTCAAGCATACCAGATGTAGGTGTCAGTGACTCTACTACCCCAACGTTTTCCGACAAATTAATGATGTTTAATATGTCTCTGCTCATTTCCTCAGGTGTAGGAAACTATGCGACAGCTGCAGCCGCTAGTCAACGAAGCGATATTGCAACTGATTATGAACGATTATCGTTAGAAAATGCCAAGCTTGCCAAAAGTGGAGCTGATATCATGATAAAACATCAATGGCTTGAACAACCGCCAGGAGCGAAAGATCGAGAAAAATTAGCGAAGAATAAAGATGGAAGTGAAATATGA
- a CDS encoding MFS transporter codes for MSPLAAGSLFVPCSIAFTASSIAAARLVERFGTIVIFWGAVFYTFSFAVLIGQVWIAGGELVAIHLIPALIFVGIGQGLVMTPLLNLVLGFVEESKAGMASGVIATLQQVGPAIGVAAVGILFGTAVADAAGGDAQSSLYVSAFGSAMIYNLIASLISAFLIWKMAKMKAN; via the coding sequence TTGAGCCCGCTTGCCGCAGGAAGTCTATTTGTACCTTGCAGCATCGCATTTACTGCATCTTCCATAGCAGCCGCCCGTCTTGTAGAACGTTTTGGAACCATTGTTATCTTTTGGGGAGCCGTATTCTATACGTTCTCATTTGCTGTATTAATCGGGCAAGTATGGATCGCAGGTGGTGAATTGGTTGCTATTCACCTTATCCCGGCACTTATTTTTGTAGGAATTGGGCAAGGGTTAGTTATGACACCACTCTTGAATCTTGTATTGGGCTTTGTAGAAGAGAGCAAGGCAGGGATGGCATCAGGAGTTATTGCTACTTTACAACAGGTAGGTCCAGCTATTGGTGTTGCAGCAGTAGGCATACTCTTTGGTACCGCAGTTGCTGATGCTGCCGGAGGAGACGCCCAGAGCAGTCTATATGTTTCTGCTTTTGGCAGTGCGATGATTTACAATCTTATCGCTTCTTTGATTTCAGCGTTTCTGATTTGGAAAATGGCAAAAATGAAAGCAAACTGA
- a CDS encoding RNA polymerase sigma factor: MIKPSRTEWQIRCAFNAFCKRVLKNEATNIYNERRRQQAKEMTFSGLTPQEENQLYTLDKHEEDERDFQVAGKRMTSRLVAQAMHTLPKEKRIAVLLSYFFHQSDIEISQLLDVPRSTVQYRRTSALERLKRFLEEHADEWVD, translated from the coding sequence ATGATCAAACCAAGTCGTACCGAATGGCAAATACGCTGTGCGTTTAACGCCTTTTGTAAACGTGTGTTAAAGAATGAAGCAACCAACATTTACAACGAGAGACGGCGACAACAAGCCAAGGAAATGACTTTTTCCGGTTTAACACCCCAAGAAGAAAATCAGCTCTATACCTTAGACAAACATGAAGAAGACGAACGAGATTTTCAAGTGGCCGGGAAAAGAATGACGTCAAGGTTAGTGGCTCAAGCCATGCACACGTTGCCAAAAGAAAAGCGTATCGCTGTCCTCTTATCCTATTTCTTTCATCAATCAGATATAGAGATCAGTCAATTGCTCGATGTTCCACGCAGTACCGTGCAGTATAGGCGGACAAGCGCATTAGAACGGTTAAAACGATTTTTGGAGGAACATGCAGATGAATGGGTTGATTAA
- a CDS encoding helix-turn-helix domain-containing protein, with product MNGLINTENNERGLLPFPVILAANKGEAEAMKVVIQHYESYMASLSMRKLQDEQGNIYWGMDKDTHDRLRSKLMQSVLAFEI from the coding sequence ATGAATGGGTTGATTAATACCGAGAACAATGAGCGTGGTTTGTTGCCGTTTCCGGTTATTTTAGCTGCAAATAAGGGTGAAGCCGAAGCCATGAAAGTCGTTATCCAGCATTATGAAAGCTATATGGCCAGCCTGTCCATGCGAAAACTTCAGGATGAGCAAGGAAACATCTATTGGGGCATGGATAAAGATACACATGATCGCTTACGATCCAAACTTATGCAGTCTGTTTTGGCTTTTGAGATTTAA